One genomic window of Paraburkholderia phytofirmans PsJN includes the following:
- a CDS encoding putative glycolipid-binding domain-containing protein → MRELRWASEEGDGIEHLAFDAHEDGFAVESVVVGQRYGKSYGLHYKVRCDAHWRTRYAWLKIVGGGELELHGDGAGHWHDGHGLALSAIEGCIDIDIAATPFTNTLPIRRLQLAEGERRPISVAYISTPDLQVTRVEQAYSCIELHREYRYEGIFRNFTADMRVDDDGLVIDYPTLFTRLPRER, encoded by the coding sequence ATGCGTGAATTGCGGTGGGCATCGGAAGAGGGCGACGGCATCGAACATCTGGCGTTCGACGCGCACGAGGACGGCTTCGCGGTGGAAAGCGTCGTGGTCGGCCAGCGTTACGGAAAGTCGTATGGCCTGCACTACAAGGTGCGCTGCGACGCGCACTGGCGTACGCGCTATGCGTGGCTGAAGATCGTCGGCGGCGGCGAGCTGGAGTTGCATGGCGATGGCGCCGGCCATTGGCACGACGGACACGGCCTCGCGCTGAGCGCGATCGAAGGCTGCATCGACATCGATATCGCCGCTACGCCGTTCACCAACACGCTGCCTATCCGTCGCTTGCAACTGGCCGAAGGCGAGCGCCGACCCATTTCGGTGGCGTATATATCCACGCCCGATTTGCAGGTCACGCGTGTCGAACAGGCGTACTCATGCATCGAGTTGCATCGCGAGTATCGCTACGAGGGCATCTTCCGCAACTTCACGGCGGACATGAGGGTGGACGACGACGGTCTCGTGATCGACTATCCGACGCTCTTCACACGCCTGCCGCGCGAGCGTTGA
- a CDS encoding SDR family NAD(P)-dependent oxidoreductase: MKNFTDKVAAITGAGSGMGRSLAIQLAREGCHLALADRNAVSLAETAQLAQAAAPQIVGSPLHITTRVLDVADRAAMFDWAAETAAQHQSVNLVFNNAGVALSSTIEGMDYADLEWIVGINFWGVVHGTKAFLPYIKASGDGHIVNTSSVFGLFSQPGMSGYNATKFAVRGFTEALRQELDLMKCGVSATCVHPGGIRTSIAQSSRIATNMVGFMLETEQQGKDDFEKFFITTADEAARVILDGVRRNKRRVLIGRDARAADWLARTLPAAYQALVVMQTRRMKRVAEKRARRAAQIDGKRA; this comes from the coding sequence ATGAAAAACTTTACCGATAAAGTCGCCGCAATCACCGGCGCAGGCTCGGGCATGGGCCGCTCGCTCGCGATTCAGTTGGCGCGCGAAGGCTGCCACCTCGCGCTCGCCGACCGCAATGCCGTGAGCCTCGCCGAAACCGCACAGCTTGCGCAAGCCGCGGCGCCGCAGATCGTCGGCTCGCCGTTACACATCACCACACGCGTGCTCGATGTTGCAGACCGCGCCGCGATGTTCGACTGGGCCGCCGAAACCGCCGCGCAGCATCAGAGCGTCAATCTCGTGTTCAACAACGCGGGCGTCGCGCTATCGAGCACCATCGAAGGGATGGATTACGCGGATCTGGAGTGGATCGTCGGCATCAACTTCTGGGGCGTGGTGCACGGCACGAAAGCGTTTCTGCCGTACATCAAGGCCTCCGGCGACGGCCATATCGTCAACACGTCGAGCGTGTTCGGGTTGTTTTCGCAGCCGGGCATGAGCGGGTACAACGCGACCAAATTCGCCGTGCGCGGCTTTACCGAAGCGCTGCGCCAGGAACTCGACCTGATGAAGTGCGGCGTCTCGGCGACCTGCGTGCATCCGGGCGGCATCCGCACGAGCATCGCGCAATCGAGCCGTATCGCGACGAACATGGTCGGTTTCATGCTGGAAACCGAACAGCAAGGCAAGGACGACTTCGAGAAGTTTTTCATCACCACCGCCGACGAAGCCGCGCGCGTCATTCTCGACGGCGTGCGCAGGAACAAGCGGCGCGTACTGATCGGACGCGACGCGCGGGCCGCCGACTGGCTGGCGCGCACACTGCCGGCCGCCTATCAGGCACTGGTGGTGATGCAAACGCGCCGCATGAAACGCGTCGCCGAAAAACGCGCGCGGCGCGCCGCGCAGATAGACGGCAAGCGCGCCTGA
- a CDS encoding porin produces MKKALATSALGLVALGAHAQSSVTLYGIVDTGIGYQSSQTSLGSTSGGRSVVKMVNGIWAGSRFGLKGAEDLGGGTKAIFQLEEGFNSATGAQSVSGLGFNRQAYVGVTNSSYGTFTAGRQYTSYYTMLSPYSPTTWLTGAYGAHPGDIDSLDTVYRVNNSLVYTTPSFYGLTASGSYALGGVAGSFNAGSTWSAGLQYLNGPFGIAAGFQRINNSTSGGGAWGADSTASNNGAQPGVSGINNGYQRAQAQQRFAVTGGYAFSPSWDVSFSYSNVQYIPGINSPFRTTAIFNTGGAVLHFKPVTSLDLAAGYSYTRATEANGISSSARYQQFNLSQYYSLSKRTGLYALEAYQRASGQTLGTNGVSIINATADIGDGQNGAPSSSRSQFAAGVGIIHKF; encoded by the coding sequence ATGAAAAAGGCATTGGCAACTTCAGCGCTTGGACTGGTCGCCCTCGGCGCACACGCTCAGAGCAGCGTGACGCTGTACGGGATCGTCGATACGGGTATCGGCTATCAGAGCAGCCAGACGTCGCTCGGTTCGACCAGCGGCGGCCGTTCGGTCGTGAAGATGGTCAACGGCATCTGGGCCGGCAGCCGTTTCGGCCTGAAGGGCGCGGAGGATTTGGGCGGCGGCACCAAGGCGATCTTCCAGTTGGAAGAGGGCTTTAACAGCGCCACCGGCGCGCAGTCCGTCAGCGGTCTCGGCTTCAACCGCCAGGCTTATGTCGGCGTGACGAACAGCAGCTACGGTACGTTCACGGCGGGCCGCCAGTACACGTCGTACTACACGATGCTCTCGCCGTACAGCCCGACCACTTGGCTGACGGGCGCATACGGCGCGCACCCGGGCGATATCGATTCTCTGGATACGGTCTACCGCGTCAACAACTCGCTGGTGTACACGACGCCGAGCTTCTACGGCCTGACGGCTAGCGGCTCGTACGCGCTGGGCGGCGTGGCTGGCAGCTTCAACGCCGGCTCGACGTGGAGCGCGGGCTTGCAATACCTGAACGGTCCGTTCGGCATTGCGGCGGGCTTCCAGCGCATCAACAACTCGACGTCTGGCGGCGGCGCATGGGGCGCGGACTCCACGGCGTCGAACAACGGCGCTCAGCCTGGCGTGTCGGGCATCAACAACGGCTATCAGCGCGCGCAGGCTCAACAACGCTTTGCGGTGACGGGCGGCTATGCCTTCAGCCCGTCATGGGACGTGTCGTTCTCGTACTCGAACGTGCAATACATTCCGGGTATCAACTCGCCGTTCCGCACCACCGCGATCTTCAACACGGGCGGCGCCGTGCTGCACTTCAAGCCTGTGACGTCGCTGGATCTGGCCGCGGGCTATAGCTACACGCGCGCAACGGAAGCGAACGGCATTTCGAGCTCGGCTCGCTATCAGCAGTTCAACCTCTCGCAGTACTACAGCCTCTCCAAGCGCACTGGCCTGTACGCGCTCGAGGCGTATCAACGTGCAAGCGGTCAGACTCTGGGTACGAACGGCGTCAGCATCATCAACGCGACGGCCGATATCGGCGACGGCCAGAACGGCGCGCCGTCCTCGTCGCGCAGCCAGTTTGCTGCCGGCGTGGGCATCATCCACAAGTTCTGA
- a CDS encoding urea transporter gives MHAAANEAQSAALRTLLRSLGQIVLQANAFTGACLLAAWLLYDPRLACAALMGAVAANVSAVLADYCEDDTRAGLHGFNGALAGLAAFNFIADNATAGAVAILAATCTAWLLAPWSRWLRARGLGIFSSPCLIVTWLWLPLVTVNATSANVTPAHALSAAQAGSGLLAGFAQTGFASEALPGLLVLIGIAAASCRHALRALIGAGFASAAHLLLGATIASFDAGLLGFNGVLTALALADCGLVTMLGGVALSSVLQAAAAYFGWPVMTAPFVLATWSVQWLTQRLALGVAAVEPAQLRDTTRRATTPVPATRES, from the coding sequence ATGCACGCCGCCGCGAATGAAGCTCAATCTGCCGCCTTGCGCACGCTGTTGCGCAGCCTCGGCCAGATCGTGCTGCAAGCGAATGCCTTCACCGGCGCGTGCCTGCTCGCCGCCTGGCTGCTCTATGATCCGCGCCTCGCCTGCGCGGCGCTGATGGGTGCGGTCGCGGCCAACGTGAGCGCGGTATTGGCCGACTATTGTGAGGACGACACGCGCGCCGGGCTGCACGGTTTCAATGGCGCGCTGGCGGGGCTGGCCGCTTTCAACTTCATCGCCGACAACGCGACAGCGGGCGCGGTGGCGATTCTCGCCGCCACCTGCACGGCGTGGTTGTTAGCGCCGTGGTCGCGCTGGCTGCGTGCGCGCGGGCTCGGTATCTTCTCGAGCCCGTGCCTGATCGTGACGTGGCTTTGGCTGCCCTTGGTAACGGTCAACGCGACGTCAGCAAACGTGACGCCCGCGCACGCGCTGAGCGCGGCGCAAGCGGGCAGCGGCTTGCTTGCCGGTTTCGCGCAAACCGGTTTTGCGTCGGAAGCGTTGCCCGGATTGCTGGTGTTGATCGGGATTGCAGCGGCCTCGTGCAGGCATGCGCTGCGGGCATTGATCGGCGCGGGCTTTGCCAGCGCCGCGCATCTGCTGCTGGGTGCGACGATAGCGTCGTTCGACGCCGGCCTGTTAGGATTCAACGGCGTGCTGACCGCGCTCGCATTAGCGGACTGCGGGCTCGTTACGATGCTCGGCGGGGTGGCCTTGTCGAGCGTGCTGCAAGCGGCGGCGGCGTACTTCGGCTGGCCGGTTATGACCGCGCCCTTCGTCCTCGCGACGTGGAGCGTGCAGTGGCTTACGCAGCGCCTGGCGCTTGGCGTGGCCGCCGTTGAACCGGCGCAACTTAGGGACACCACACGTCGCGCGACGACGCCGGTTCCAGCCACACGCGAGAGCTAG
- a CDS encoding flavin-containing monooxygenase: MNARMLPHDAAAPDALAPVETDIAIIGSGFAGLGMAIRLRQSGITDFIVAEKADSVGGTWRDNHYPGCACDVQSHVYSFSFAPNPRWTRMFARQPEIRAYLEDCTQRFGVERHLRFGHELASAIYDEARHRWQLTFANGRQWSARVLISGMGGLSRAAVPNIPGLDKFKGKTFHSQQWDHSYSLEGKRVAVIGTGASAIQFVPQIAPRVAHLDLFQRTPPWIMPKADRAVRPLEQWLFKHLPFTQKIMRSALYCMLESRALGFAIHPSLMKTAQKAAERHLRRQVRDPQLRAALTPNYTMGCKRVLISNDYFPAISRQNVSVTTTGIARIEEDAVVTTDGARHRADCLIFGTGFQVADPFPRGVVRGRGGVDIVDTWRDGAHAYLGTALPGYPNFFMVVGPNTGLGHNSMVFMIESQVEYILRALKTMHAERADAIEVRPQVERAYNERIQQKLGRAIWSTGGCKSWYLDPATGKNTTLWPGFAYKFRQATSTFSMDDYLAYSPAPRAASVPTGSAQDTHAHGGAASAPVEAA, translated from the coding sequence ATGAACGCACGCATGCTGCCCCACGACGCCGCGGCGCCCGACGCGTTAGCGCCTGTCGAGACCGATATCGCCATCATCGGGTCCGGGTTCGCGGGCCTCGGCATGGCGATCCGCCTGCGCCAGTCCGGCATCACGGACTTCATCGTCGCCGAGAAGGCCGACTCCGTCGGCGGCACGTGGCGCGACAACCATTACCCCGGTTGCGCTTGCGACGTCCAATCCCACGTCTACTCGTTCTCCTTCGCTCCGAATCCGCGCTGGACCCGAATGTTCGCGCGCCAGCCGGAAATCCGCGCTTACCTCGAAGACTGCACGCAGCGCTTCGGCGTCGAGCGGCATCTGCGTTTCGGCCATGAACTGGCGAGCGCAATCTACGACGAAGCGCGCCACCGCTGGCAACTGACCTTCGCGAACGGCCGGCAATGGTCGGCACGCGTGCTGATCTCCGGTATGGGCGGCCTGTCGCGCGCGGCCGTGCCGAACATTCCCGGCCTCGATAAATTCAAGGGCAAGACGTTCCACTCGCAGCAGTGGGATCACAGCTATTCGCTCGAAGGCAAACGCGTCGCCGTGATCGGCACGGGGGCGAGCGCGATCCAGTTCGTTCCGCAGATCGCGCCGCGCGTCGCGCATCTCGACCTGTTCCAGCGCACGCCGCCGTGGATCATGCCGAAGGCCGACCGCGCCGTCAGACCGCTGGAGCAATGGCTGTTCAAACACCTGCCGTTCACGCAGAAGATCATGCGCTCGGCGCTCTACTGCATGCTCGAATCGCGCGCCTTGGGATTTGCGATTCATCCTTCGCTGATGAAGACCGCGCAGAAAGCCGCGGAGCGGCATCTGCGCCGCCAGGTGCGCGATCCGCAGTTGCGCGCCGCGCTCACGCCTAATTACACAATGGGCTGCAAGCGCGTGCTGATCTCGAACGACTACTTCCCCGCCATATCGCGCCAGAACGTTTCGGTGACGACCACCGGCATCGCGCGCATCGAGGAAGACGCCGTGGTCACCACCGACGGCGCGCGTCATCGCGCCGACTGTCTGATCTTCGGCACCGGCTTCCAGGTGGCCGATCCGTTTCCGCGCGGCGTGGTACGCGGACGCGGCGGTGTGGATATCGTCGATACATGGCGCGACGGCGCGCATGCTTACCTCGGTACGGCATTGCCTGGTTATCCGAACTTCTTCATGGTGGTCGGACCGAACACCGGTCTGGGTCATAACTCGATGGTGTTCATGATCGAGTCGCAGGTCGAGTACATCCTGCGCGCGCTGAAGACGATGCACGCCGAACGCGCCGACGCCATCGAAGTGCGCCCGCAGGTGGAGCGCGCGTACAACGAGCGGATCCAGCAGAAGCTCGGCCGCGCGATCTGGTCCACGGGTGGCTGCAAGAGCTGGTATCTCGATCCGGCCACCGGCAAGAACACGACGCTATGGCCGGGATTTGCCTACAAATTCCGCCAGGCCACCAGCACCTTCAGCATGGACGATTACCTCGCGTATTCGCCCGCGCCGCGTGCGGCGAGCGTGCCGACGGGTTCAGCGCAAGACACGCACGCTCATGGGGGCGCTGCTTCAGCGCCCGTGGAAGCAGCCTGA
- a CDS encoding class II aldolase/adducin family protein: protein MSFTHTPAGRVAQTGPLSDAERRTRVDLAAAYRLAALNGWDDLIYTHISASVPGEPGHFLINPFGLAFDEVCASNLVKIDIAGNVVGASEHAVNATGFALHAAVHAARADAFCVMHLHNTAGVAVSAQPAGLLPASQHALRFYGQLAYHDYEGLAFSPAEGERLVAHLADKPAMLLRNHGTLTTGRTVAEAYVVMATLLKACEIQLQAQACGAQLVVPSDAVAARTAEQLYDGGAIEGALEWPALLRKLDRLDRGYRD from the coding sequence ATGTCGTTCACTCACACCCCTGCCGGCCGCGTCGCGCAGACAGGGCCATTGTCCGACGCGGAGCGCCGGACCCGCGTCGACCTGGCCGCGGCCTACCGGCTCGCGGCGCTCAACGGCTGGGACGATCTGATCTACACGCATATCTCGGCGAGCGTGCCGGGCGAACCCGGCCACTTCCTGATCAATCCATTCGGCCTCGCCTTCGACGAAGTGTGCGCCTCGAATCTCGTGAAGATCGATATCGCGGGCAATGTCGTCGGTGCGAGCGAACATGCGGTGAATGCCACCGGCTTCGCGCTGCACGCGGCAGTCCACGCGGCGCGCGCCGACGCCTTCTGCGTGATGCATCTGCACAATACGGCGGGCGTGGCGGTCTCCGCGCAACCGGCCGGCTTGCTGCCCGCCTCGCAACATGCGCTGCGCTTTTACGGCCAACTCGCGTACCACGATTACGAAGGCCTCGCGTTTTCGCCGGCGGAAGGCGAGCGCCTCGTCGCGCATCTCGCCGACAAGCCCGCCATGCTGTTGCGCAATCACGGCACGCTGACCACCGGCCGCACGGTCGCCGAAGCCTATGTTGTGATGGCAACGCTGCTCAAGGCATGCGAGATCCAGTTGCAGGCGCAAGCATGTGGCGCGCAACTCGTGGTGCCGAGCGATGCGGTCGCCGCACGCACGGCGGAGCAACTGTACGATGGCGGCGCCATTGAAGGCGCGCTCGAATGGCCTGCCTTGCTGCGCAAACTCGACCGCCTCGATCGCGGCTATCGCGATTGA
- a CDS encoding alpha/beta fold hydrolase: MIRDTLSVEAGDVRLAVYMSGPRDAPPIVLVHGYPDSAAVWEPVRALLDTRYRVIAYDVRGAGASEAPATRHAYRLERLAADLAAVAGATCGARPFHLVGHDWGSIQSWEAVTDPAFKGRIVSYTSISGPCLDHASFGLRGESEGESDAAARTAPPRTKRPFGSGVRQTLKSWYIFFFHLPWLPELVWRAGAARLWPLWLRMTERVRPAPDPAQVRNALNGLNLYRANFIDKLLRPRARHTHAPVQFIVPLRDRYVGPALSLGLEGWLGAYERNEIDAGHWVVLRDPERIAAGIERFVERHRADHGGWAPPATLNARAAGV, encoded by the coding sequence GTGATACGCGACACGCTGTCGGTCGAGGCCGGCGACGTGCGGCTCGCGGTCTACATGAGCGGCCCGCGCGACGCGCCGCCAATCGTGCTGGTGCACGGTTATCCCGACTCGGCGGCCGTGTGGGAACCGGTGCGCGCGCTCCTGGACACGCGCTACCGTGTGATCGCCTACGACGTACGCGGCGCCGGCGCTTCCGAAGCACCGGCCACGCGCCACGCGTACCGGCTCGAACGCCTCGCCGCCGACCTTGCGGCAGTCGCCGGCGCGACCTGTGGCGCGCGGCCGTTTCACCTGGTCGGCCACGACTGGGGCTCGATTCAAAGCTGGGAAGCGGTGACCGACCCGGCGTTCAAAGGCCGCATTGTTTCGTACACGTCGATTTCGGGGCCGTGTCTCGATCACGCGTCTTTCGGCCTGCGCGGCGAGAGCGAGGGCGAGAGCGACGCCGCCGCTCGAACCGCACCGCCGAGAACGAAACGCCCTTTCGGCAGCGGCGTCCGGCAAACGCTCAAGTCCTGGTACATCTTTTTCTTTCATCTGCCCTGGCTGCCGGAACTCGTGTGGCGGGCGGGCGCCGCACGCCTTTGGCCGTTGTGGCTGCGTATGACGGAACGCGTGCGCCCCGCGCCCGATCCCGCGCAAGTGCGCAACGCGCTCAACGGTCTGAATCTCTATCGCGCCAATTTCATCGACAAGCTGCTGCGCCCGCGCGCACGGCACACGCACGCGCCGGTGCAATTCATCGTGCCACTGCGTGACCGCTATGTCGGCCCGGCGCTCTCGCTTGGGCTGGAGGGCTGGCTCGGCGCGTATGAGCGCAACGAGATCGACGCCGGCCATTGGGTCGTGCTGCGCGACCCCGAACGGATCGCGGCGGGCATCGAACGCTTCGTGGAACGGCATCGCGCCGACCACGGCGGCTGGGCGCCGCCGGCTACGCTCAACGCTCGCGCGGCAGGCGTGTGA
- a CDS encoding TRAP transporter large permease, producing MELAILSVSFLVFLLLGVPVSFGLGLACVLTYLYEGLPAATAMQSMISGINGFSFLAVPFFILSGELMLHGGIADRILRFAQATVGHFRGGLGMANVVACTLFGGVSGSPSADTSAMGGVVIPLMKREGYSAAYAVNVTTHSSLAGALMPTSTNMIIYAFAAQGITGTLNGHPMSGVSIGDLLFSGLLPVLWVMGFVLIAAYWQAVKYGYPRRADGSTELQKFPGWYAVARTFLGALPGLMVIAIILVCVAKGIATATEAAAIAVFYSLVLTIVVYRSMTMKKLFHALSKAAKTTGVVLLLIGVSNMLRYQMAYLEIPDAIEHMLDGATSLPWLMLLYINLIQIFLGTFVDMAAHILITTPLFLPMAMHAGVGPVQFGIMILLNCALGLVHPPIGSVQFIGCAIGNVSIGETTKVAWPYYLAIFSAINIVTYVPMFSTWLPSLINGHPVF from the coding sequence ATGGAACTTGCCATCCTCTCCGTTAGTTTTCTCGTTTTTCTCCTTCTCGGCGTTCCTGTTTCCTTCGGGCTCGGGCTCGCGTGCGTCCTGACTTACCTTTACGAAGGCTTGCCGGCGGCCACCGCCATGCAGTCGATGATTTCGGGCATCAACGGCTTCTCGTTTCTCGCGGTGCCGTTCTTCATTCTGTCCGGCGAGCTGATGCTGCACGGTGGCATCGCGGACCGCATCCTGCGTTTCGCGCAAGCCACGGTCGGGCATTTCCGCGGCGGCCTCGGCATGGCCAACGTGGTGGCGTGCACGCTGTTCGGCGGCGTCTCCGGGTCGCCCTCGGCGGATACGTCGGCCATGGGCGGCGTGGTGATTCCGCTGATGAAGCGTGAAGGCTACAGCGCGGCCTACGCGGTCAACGTGACGACGCACTCGTCGCTGGCGGGCGCGCTGATGCCGACGTCGACCAACATGATCATCTATGCATTCGCGGCCCAAGGCATCACCGGCACGTTGAATGGGCATCCGATGAGCGGCGTGTCGATCGGCGATCTGTTGTTTTCCGGTCTTCTCCCGGTGTTGTGGGTGATGGGTTTCGTGCTGATCGCCGCCTACTGGCAAGCGGTCAAATACGGCTATCCGCGTCGTGCCGATGGTTCGACGGAGCTGCAGAAATTCCCCGGCTGGTACGCCGTGGCCCGTACGTTCCTCGGTGCGTTGCCCGGCTTGATGGTGATCGCGATCATTCTGGTTTGCGTGGCGAAGGGCATTGCTACGGCGACGGAAGCCGCCGCTATCGCCGTGTTTTATTCGCTGGTGCTGACCATCGTCGTGTATCGCTCGATGACGATGAAGAAGCTGTTCCACGCGCTCTCCAAGGCGGCCAAAACCACCGGCGTGGTGCTGCTGCTGATCGGCGTGTCGAACATGCTGCGTTACCAGATGGCCTATCTGGAGATTCCGGATGCGATCGAACACATGCTCGACGGCGCGACCAGCTTGCCGTGGCTGATGCTGCTGTACATCAACCTGATCCAGATTTTCCTCGGCACGTTCGTCGACATGGCGGCGCACATTCTGATCACCACGCCGCTGTTCCTGCCGATGGCGATGCACGCCGGCGTTGGTCCCGTGCAGTTCGGCATCATGATTCTGCTGAATTGCGCATTGGGTCTCGTGCATCCGCCAATCGGCTCGGTGCAGTTTATTGGGTGCGCGATTGGCAATGTGTCGATTGGTGAAACTACCAAGGTGGCGTGGCCGTATTACCTGGCTATCTTCAGCGCGATCAACATCGTCACTTACGTACCGATGTTCTCGACATGGTTGCCTAGCCTGATCAATGGTCACCCGGTATTTTGA
- a CDS encoding sulfonate ABC transporter substrate-binding protein codes for MVRHARYSLQLAALLAAFTTLSATAQTGGNAGEPAKVLRIGYQKSGLLAILKAQGSLDEKLKPLGYSIKWFEFPAGPQLLEALNANSIDFGYTGAPPPVFAQASGVRFVYVGAEPSGSHAEAILVKGDSPLRSVADLKGKRVALQKGSSSNYLILEALKKAGLRYEDIRPVYLPPADARAAFESGSVDAWVIWDPYYASAQQALKARTLADYTELNAPYNFYEATRDFAQQHPDVIGAILGQLRTAGLWVNAHPVETAALIAPKVGLDQKLVETWVRRYPYGTTAVTDEIVRSQQIVADAFYGANLIPAKITVKDSVWQNREVTAALAAK; via the coding sequence ATGGTCCGTCACGCCCGTTATTCGCTTCAACTCGCCGCCTTGCTCGCAGCATTCACCACCTTGAGCGCCACCGCGCAGACCGGCGGCAACGCCGGCGAGCCGGCCAAGGTACTGCGCATCGGCTATCAGAAATCAGGCCTGCTTGCGATACTCAAGGCGCAAGGCTCGCTCGACGAAAAACTCAAACCGCTCGGCTACAGCATCAAGTGGTTCGAATTCCCTGCTGGACCGCAACTGCTCGAAGCGTTGAACGCGAACAGCATCGACTTCGGCTACACGGGCGCGCCGCCGCCGGTGTTCGCTCAAGCTAGCGGCGTACGCTTCGTGTACGTCGGCGCCGAGCCTTCAGGAAGCCACGCCGAAGCGATCCTCGTCAAAGGCGACTCGCCGTTGCGTAGCGTGGCCGATCTGAAAGGCAAACGCGTCGCGCTGCAAAAAGGCTCGAGTTCGAACTATCTGATACTCGAAGCGCTCAAGAAAGCGGGCCTGCGCTACGAGGACATTCGCCCGGTGTATCTGCCGCCCGCCGACGCGCGCGCCGCCTTCGAAAGCGGCAGCGTCGATGCATGGGTGATCTGGGATCCGTACTACGCGTCCGCGCAGCAGGCACTGAAGGCGCGCACGCTGGCCGACTACACCGAACTCAATGCCCCATACAACTTCTACGAAGCGACGCGCGACTTCGCGCAGCAGCATCCCGACGTGATTGGCGCGATTCTCGGACAGTTGCGCACCGCGGGGTTGTGGGTCAACGCGCATCCGGTGGAAACCGCCGCGCTCATCGCGCCGAAGGTCGGTCTCGATCAGAAGCTGGTCGAAACGTGGGTGCGCCGCTATCCGTATGGCACCACCGCCGTCACGGACGAGATCGTGCGCTCGCAACAAATAGTCGCCGATGCGTTCTACGGCGCCAATCTCATCCCAGCAAAGATCACCGTCAAAGACAGCGTCTGGCAAAACCGAGAAGTCACGGCGGCTCTCGCCGCGAAGTAG
- a CDS encoding metal-dependent hydrolase, producing the protein MMPIRRDLRFNLPQERACDWHVQGSHVTHFFNALSLLFPAGERFFMDSVRNYRDQIDDPVLKKQVLGFIGQEAMHTREHVEYNDLLQQAGLPAHKLDKRLWAILNFGRKVLPHSYQLAVTVCLEHYTAMLAGLLLEDASRIGGSVEGYTQMWTWHALEETEHKSVSYDVWNAVLKPGLGRYLLRTGTMLATTLTFWLIVFDYHVRLLIADRKRGGHLRGMWRVVKYLYGPRHGVFPRIAGEWLSFFRPGFHPWDHDNRVQLARIEGLVAAVDATNALTPSARKAARRGVQAAA; encoded by the coding sequence ATGATGCCGATTCGCCGCGACCTACGTTTCAACTTGCCGCAGGAACGTGCCTGCGATTGGCACGTGCAGGGCTCGCATGTGACACACTTCTTCAACGCGCTTTCGCTGCTGTTTCCGGCTGGCGAGCGTTTTTTCATGGACAGCGTGCGCAACTACCGCGATCAGATCGACGACCCTGTGCTAAAGAAGCAGGTGCTCGGCTTCATTGGCCAGGAAGCCATGCATACGCGCGAGCACGTCGAATACAACGATCTCCTGCAGCAAGCCGGCCTGCCCGCGCACAAGCTCGACAAACGGCTGTGGGCGATTCTCAACTTCGGCCGCAAGGTCCTGCCGCATTCGTACCAGCTCGCCGTGACCGTCTGCCTCGAGCACTACACGGCGATGCTCGCGGGCCTGCTGCTGGAAGACGCATCGCGCATCGGCGGCTCGGTGGAAGGCTATACGCAGATGTGGACCTGGCATGCCCTGGAGGAAACCGAGCACAAGTCCGTTTCCTACGACGTATGGAACGCCGTGCTCAAACCCGGGCTGGGCCGCTATCTGCTGCGCACCGGCACCATGCTCGCCACCACGTTGACGTTCTGGCTGATCGTGTTCGACTACCACGTGCGGTTGCTCATCGCCGACCGCAAACGCGGCGGTCATTTACGCGGCATGTGGCGTGTCGTGAAGTATCTGTACGGGCCGCGTCATGGCGTGTTTCCGCGTATCGCCGGTGAGTGGCTGAGTTTTTTCCGGCCCGGCTTCCATCCGTGGGATCACGACAACCGTGTGCAACTGGCCCGCATCGAAGGTCTGGTCGCCGCGGTCGATGCCACCAACGCGCTCACGCCGAGCGCCCGCAAGGCCGCACGGCGCGGCGTGCAGGCGGCCGCGTGA
- a CDS encoding 4-oxalocrotonate tautomerase, with product MPTFRIELFEGRSVEQKRQFVEAITKATCESLGVEPNSVDIILTDVKRENWATAGRLWSDA from the coding sequence ATGCCCACGTTTCGTATCGAACTTTTCGAAGGCCGCTCGGTGGAACAGAAACGCCAGTTCGTCGAAGCCATTACCAAGGCAACCTGCGAATCGCTCGGCGTTGAACCGAATTCGGTGGACATTATTCTGACCGACGTGAAACGCGAAAACTGGGCAACGGCCGGGCGTTTATGGTCCGACGCCTGA